CATTGACTTCGTTGGAGCCTGCACCATAGACATTTGTCATCATAGCACGGAAGCTATTGGCGTCGAGCACGTTCCATCTCTTCTGAGCCTTGTTGACATACATATTGGCAGAGAAGCTGACCTCGGGAGTCCCCTTTATACCTTTCTTGGTAGTGATTATGATGACACCGTTGGATGCACGGCTACCGTAAATGGCTGTTGCCGAGGCGTCCTTGAGTATGGTCATAGATTCAATATTGTCAGGAGCGATCATGGAGAGAGAGTTGCCCATGCCCTGCACACCGTCGTTGGACAGGGGTACACCGTCGACCACAATCAGAGGGTCGTTGGAAGCATTGAGCGACGAGCCTCCACGGATACGTATTGTGCCAGAGCCCTCCGGTCCGCCTGAAGTGGTGACAACAACACCAGGGGTCTGCCCTACGAGCATATCCTGTACTGAGGTGGCAAGCCCAGCCTCAATTTCGTCGGGCTTGACAACTGCTACCGAACCGGTGGCATCACTCTTCTTCACTGTGCCATAACCGATAGCCACTACCTCGCCAAGAACTTCGCTGTTGACATTCATGGTAACATTGATAACGGACTGTCCGTTGACGGGAATCTCCTGTGTAGCATAACCTACATAGGAAAATACGAGAGCACCGTCGGAGGGTACTGAGATAGTGTACTCACCATCGATGTTGGTGGCAGTTCCGAGGGTCTCCCCTCTCACTAACACACTTGCTCCGATGAGGGGTTCACCCTCAGGGTCAATCACGGTACCTGATACCGTAATTTTCTGCGCTAAAGCAGGGAAAGAGAAGCATAGCGTGAGTATCGCTGCAAGCCACACCTTCCGACTCATTTGAAAACAAATGTTCTTCATGCAAGAGTTTTTTAGAAAGTTGTAAATATGAATAAAATAATCTCCAAACTAACTGTGTCTTTCCGGCAGAGCAAAATCATCGAGCACGATGTGATGACAAGGCAAGCGAGAGCATCTAAGGGTATCTGTGCATTCATGCCATGGCATGAATGCACACACCTTAAGGTGTGTGCATTCATGCCATGGCATGAATGCACACACCTTAAGGTGTGTGCCGAAACGGACCGGCTATGCGACACATCCCTGCTGTGCGCACAACATCAATACGTCGGCAATGATGAAGTAATTAACAATAAGTGTTCACGATACCCGCTACATAAATGACTGCTATGGAATGAACGGAAATTGCGGGAGATGGGCGGAAAGCTGTCTTAATTATCTTCAGTATGTCTCTACTTTTCCCTTTGTCTGACCCTCTGATAGTCAATGTAAGGAAAGTTATCCGGACCTGATTAGGCTCTCATGATGTCTCTACAACCGATTGCCTTATCAAATCCGAGGCAAATATAATGCTTAATTTGGATTTATTCAAACTTTTGTGTGGGATTTTTTCAAAAATTATCAAACCATCTCCTCATACCGATACGTTGACTAAGAAAAAGCGATATAAAAATACAGAAGAGACAAAGTGTGGACTATAATTACCGATACAAATACTTCGATAACATAAGTCGCTTCTGTCTCTTCTGTATTTCAGTATACTTTATTCGACGCAGAGTTACTGGAAGCGGTATGTGATGGTGCCGGTCTGTATTGCCGGAGCGTCATTGTCGACTGAAAACCGCGAAGCACGCGCAGCAGTGACACAGCTCTGGCGTGTGGCGGCATTGGCTGCCGCGGCTCCAGTACCTGTCTGATAGGATGCTGCCGTTACCTGCCCCTGACGGTTGACGCTCACCCGCACAGTTATGGTGCCGAGAGGTCCGCGCGGAGGAGTCTGCCACGAATCCATAGTGCGCCCCTTAAGGTTGAATCCGGGTGTACCGCTAAGGGCACCGGTATTGGAGTTGCCGTTGGGACTTCCTGCTTTACCTTGCCCTGCCGAGCCGGAACCAGACTTTCCGAACTGCACCTTGTCGGCTATCTTCTGACGGGTCTCCTGCTCGCGTTTCACACGCTCGGCCTCCTCGCGTTCGGCTTTAGTGGGTCCGGTAGGCTCCTTCGGAGTCTCCTTGACAACCTTAGCAGGCGAAGGACGCTCGGAAGAGATGACAGGCGCGGGGGTTGGAGACGGTGAGCCGGTATTCTCCACCGCCTCGGCGACCGGTGATGGAGGTGTAGGTTCGGACACTTCCGCCGGGGCTGACTCGTCACTGTTTTCGGACTGCTCGGGAGAATCACCTATCATCACAAACTCACCTCCGAACAGCACCTCCGAGGAATCGACAGGCGGCCATCCGCGCTTTGCCTCTTCAGCCGGGGAATAGCGCAGATAGATCGACACGAGGATCACCACCACCAATGCATGAAACAGCAGAGTGGCGATAAGTGCTATGATATGATTTCGACGGGATGAGTCCATGTCCTTTTTTTATTCAGGTCGAGCGGATGCAGGCGCGGGTTTGGTTGCAAGCACCATTTTAAGATTATTCTGCGCTCCGAGGTCGAGGACCCTGACAAGGGTACCATAAGTCACTTCCTCATCGGCATATACAGCGATGAAATCGTCAGAATCGGGAGAAGAGTTGATGCGTGCATCCTGAAGCGCACCGGCGAGCGATTCGAGCTCAACCGCTGACGGCTCTTCGCCGGAAATGGAGACATAGAAACGTGAGTCCTTGTCAATAAACACCCTGGTGGAAGGCTTTAGAGATGTCTGATGAGAACTCTCCGGAAGATTCACTTCAAGGGCGGTGGGGAAAACGAATGTGGATGTCACCATAAAAAAGATGAGAAGCAGGAATATGACATCGGTCATGGATGCCATGGAGAACACTTCCATCATTCGGTGCTGTCGTTTGAGTGCCATAGGGGTCAGGGGTTATGCTGGCTCATTGAGGAGGTCCATGAACTCCATGGT
The sequence above is drawn from the Duncaniella freteri genome and encodes:
- a CDS encoding ExbD/TolR family protein, with amino-acid sequence MALKRQHRMMEVFSMASMTDVIFLLLIFFMVTSTFVFPTALEVNLPESSHQTSLKPSTRVFIDKDSRFYVSISGEEPSAVELESLAGALQDARINSSPDSDDFIAVYADEEVTYGTLVRVLDLGAQNNLKMVLATKPAPASARPE